GATGGACTGGAACCGGAAGCGAGAGATCTTCAGCAACTTCTGAGCCTTCCCTGCCTGTTTCCTGCCGGGCTCCTCCTGCACGGACCTTGGGCCTTGCCCCTCGGGACTGCCCAGAGCTCCCCTCAGTGGACTGGAGGGGGCATCCTTACCCCCCAAGCCGTGGTGGTCCCACCACCACCCAAGAACCAACCTGTGCCCCAGTGAGACCCCGTCCTGCTCCCCACCCACTGGGTGCTAGGGGAGTGTGGCAgcaagatggagagagagagcccCTGAGATGTGAGATACCCAGAGAGACAGTgaggggatgtggggagaggaagagagagggagacgggagagaggggggagaggcAGTGGTGACCCGTGGGGCCCGGCCCTTGCTGCTCTGCCTGGGCCTGCTGACTTAAAGGAatttgtgtttttgctttttttccagaaagagcTCTAGCTCCACACATGTTTCCACTTAATACCAgagccctgcccccactcccctcAGGACGTGCTCTCTAAATAATTGCAATAAAAcaaacctttctctgcaaaccattttctccccaccccctccgcaGCAGCCATCCCAAGCGGGAGTGCCAGGGACGTCCAGGGACAGAGTTGGGGGGCTTGCAGGCCGTGTTCACGCAGGCTTTGGGGGGTGCTGGGGATGCCAGATGTGGCTGTGAGAGCTGCCCCTCTGCCCCGTTCCTGccctccctggggtgggggggtctggGGTACAGGGCCTGGGCTCCTTGAGGGGCCTGAGGATAGAGGCCCTGTGCCCCTGAGGAGGGCAGACTCTGGACAGGCCCCTTGTCCCTGCACAGAACCCACCAGGCCTTCGGGGTGTGACTGTGTGAGAGCCTGCCCCCAGGAAGGACCCTAGGCTCCGGGCTTGGCCCCTGCTGGGAGCCTTCCCCCAAGGAAACCCCACCGACTCTGCCTTCCCCCTGCCCAGAACCTGACCGACCGACATCGCTGTCTGCCCCATAAGCCATAGCACATGCGCGCCTTCAGAATAAACAGGCCTTCCTTGGACCCTGGCTGTCTCTGTCCTTCCTGAGCCTTCATTTTGGGGGTTGGAGGGGTCATGGTCTGGGCAGGGAGGTGGCAGCCTGCAGCTCCCCAAGTCTCAGCTGCTGGAAACAGTCCCATTCCTAAGCCTCCCCTCCCCAAATCCATCCGCTAGCCCCTCTCAGCTCCTGCTCCCTCTTGCTTATCTCTCCAGCGCACTTGGGACCCCTATGCTTCGGAGCTGTGCCCTCTCACCAGCACctccctgtgaagccttctgggcCCCTGGCCCCCCAGCAGGTACACGCAGGTCAGGCCCTGTGCCCTGTGGTACCCTCCCTGGGCCTGCTGGTGTCCCTCTGAGACCAGGTGGCTCTGTAAacactgggggtggggcccatgtggcagaggctggggctCTCAGGGTGCACAAGTTCAGGAAGGGGTGTGTGTTTCCAGGTCCCCAGCCAGCTGCTGTGGGAGGCAGTCTGGGCTTCCAGCGTCCCCAGCGGGCTTCCAGACAGCTGGCTGCAACTGGCTCCCACGACCCCCCAGccaccccttccccccagcaCTCAGCCCAGATGGTCACGTCCCCATCCTGGCCTCCCAGGCAGCCCTGTTCCAGACACATGTGAGCACCGGTGCAAACACAGCTCATGCTTTCCAGCATGCTGCCTCCCACCCCTCGGGGTAGAAATCAGCCAGACCCTAACTACAAACAGCCCCCAAACTTTATTATAAACAGGCTATGGCTCCCCAGCAAAGGCACAAAGAGGCCAGAGTGGTGCCGGGCAGAGGCCCCAGGCCCTCAGAGTCCGTGTGCAGCTGGGCACAGGGCCTGGTTAAGGCAGGCCTGGCAGCGCGGGCGGAGGGGCAGGCAAGTCTGCTGGCCAAAGCCCACCAGCAGTCCATTGATCTCACTCCACAGCTCCCTGTGAGGGTGGAAGCCATCAGtgtggagggagggtgagagggaggggagcccgccctgccccacccccaccctgcacACCTGGGCAGCCACTCCTCCAGTGCCCTGCGGGTCTCCTCCGGGGACTTGGTTGCCTTCTTGGTCCATCTGAGTCGGTTTACAATTCTGTGCACGTGTGTGTCCACTGCTGCTTGGAGACGGGACAGGGTGAACACAGGGCAGGCTCACGGGGCCAGACTGCCCCATCCCTGCCACAGCTCCCAGTGCGGGTTGGTGGGGGGCtgagtctgaagcctgagtccccCTGCACACCTCCCCAACCTCCGCCTGCTTCTGAGGAGGACCCAGAACTGCGCAGGCCTGAGAGAGACTCATGGGCCATCCCTGCTGCTAGGCAGGGGCTGGAGCCAGATCCAGGGGACTTGGTCCTTTTTCCTGGGGTGCAGGCAGCAGTGCCTCCTGGCCCAGGCACCGGCCATGGGTGCCAGGCTGGGTGGCAGCAGCTTGACCTAGTGGGCTGGCATGAAGTCACTGCCCGCAGAGCCAGCACCtgccactgcaccatcagggatgGAGCGGGGAGCACGGCCAAGCCAGGTGCAGCTGTCGTGCACCCAGCCAGAGCCCCAGCTCCCCCTGGCTGGCCACCCTGGGGCTTGGCCTGGGCACCTGCTCACCGAGGCCCCCTCCCCTAGCCAGATGCAGCCCCTGCCTTCTCCTCCTATCATGTCTGCCGAAGAGAAAGCGAGTTCCTGCACTGGCCCACTTCCCCTGCTGCTGGCTGCCTGGAAAAAGGCTCGGGCCTGCCCCAAACAACGATAACGGGGGCACGGGGAGAGTAGTAGATGGAGAAGCCACACCCTTGGGTCAccaccaagcctcagtttctttctctgtaacaTGTAGGTGACTGTGCCCTTAAGTTACCCAGAAGCCCAGCCCAGGGCCACACCACACTTGTGGGCCGGTCCAGGAGGGCTCTGCACACCTGTGCCTCTAATGGGAGCAACTACTTCCCCTGCTTTGTGGCCCAGCTCAGAGAAGCCAAGTgccttgcccagggtcacccagctgggagggcagagctgggattggcTGCTGTATCCCATGGCTCTGGCTCTCTCCTCGAGGGGGCTTCTTCTCTCAGGAAACCCCCTGGGAAGTGGGGCCCACCCTCCCTAGGATCTCCCTGCAGGTGGCCTGGCCCACAGACAACCAGATAGGGCAGCATTCCCACACTCCTTCCTGCTGCAACCAGCTGCGGGAGGGGGCCCTTCCCCCACAGACCTGCCAGACCACTCCTAGACACGGGCAGCCGAGGACAGCCGCCCAGATAAGCTCAAGTATCTGCTGAGAGGCTGGCAGCCGCAGGAGCCCAGTGAGGGAGGCTCTGCCCTGGCCCCGCCTGGCCGGGCTCCCGCTTTTCAGGGCTTCTGGGCTCCAACATCATCAGGTAGCTAGAGCCCTCCTCCTCTGGCGGGCACTGCAGGGAAGGGGTCCCTACCCCAGGAGGCAGGCTTCACAAGCCTTGGAAGCCCTGGGGGGATCCCCACCACCTCTCCTGGCTCCTCTGCATGAGTCCCTGAGAAGCACCACGGTGGGAGCACACAAGCAGGTCATGGGTCAAGCCCTGGTTTCCGGGCTGGCTGGGCCTGTAGTGTACAGCCTtagaagcccccgctcgctgggCAAAGATCTGAGGAAGCAGTCCCACCCCGACCCAGGGGTCTGTCTCCACTCGGAGCTCCTCCAGTGCCAGAATGCAACACAAGGACCCAGGATAGGGATTCCAGGAAGGGTCCCCCCAGCCGCTTCCTCCTCCCCCGGGGTCCCAATGTCTGCACTGCACCTGCCCCCTCTGCCCATGCTCATTCCAGAGCCTTGTGCTCTGGCCCTCTTCCCCAGCTCAcggctttgcacatgctgttccttctgcctgcaaTACACTTCCTCCTCTTGGCCTGGCCAGTCCACCTCACCCTTCAGCTCTTGGCTGAATTATCACCTCCTCAGGAAGTCCTCCCAAATGCCCCAGACCAGGCCAACTCCAAAGGTGCCCTGCATGCCCCCATCAGTGTTTCTACcccagtgtctctctctctcatgcagcACAGACCCGAGTCCATCTAGGGCCTCTCCCAGAGGCCAGCATGCTATAGGAGCTCCTCAGCAAACAGGAACTCCTCCTGCTAGTACCCATCTCTGGGTGGGGTGGGCCTAGCTCTGGGCTGGGAACACCTTTCTGACCCTTCAGGCTGAGTTGCGAATGAGGAGACCTGAGCTGGGGTCACTGGTCACAAGGATGTGGGGAACCTCAATGGCAGCCAGCAAGTCTGGAGCCGGCCACTGCTGCCTTGTGGGCGTATGCCACTCACCAATGCCTGACACAGTGCCCCAGGCCACTGCCATGGCCAAGTGCGCCATCTTGGGCCCGATGCCTGGCAGTGCCACCAGCTCTGCCAAGGAGGCTGGGATGTCCCCATCATAGCGCTGCTGCAGGATAGCACTGGTCTGCTTGATGTACTTCACCTTGTTCTGAAAGATTGTGGGAGGTCAGGACTATAGCCCGACCTGGGAAGACGAGGCCCAGAAGAAACCCACAGGTGCCCAGAGCTACCGTCAGCTGTCCAGGACACACTCAGAAGCACCTGTTTGCCTCTGTCCCCCCAGGAGGTGGGAACAAGCCAAGGGCAGGAGAGCCCAAGGAAGGCCCAATGCAGGCCTAGACCCTGCCTCCCACTTGCCTGGGGCCAATGACAAGTGCATGGGGTCCGGCTTGAGTCTCCCTGCCCCATCATTCCCTACCAGAGACTAGGCTGGCTAAGCAGGACCAGCTAAGCCAAAAGATGGGCTCAACAGCACCTGGGCCTTCAGGAAGGAAGGCTGGAGCCTGGGGCTCCCCCACCAGCCGCCAGGCCAGCCGGGCGGTTCCCATCCTGTGCCTGAGTGGACAGGGCTATTTAAAACCCATTTGATGAACTGCAGCCCATGCCAGTGCCAAGGGGAAGTAGCCCCACCCACCCGGCTGCCTTCAACAGACCCGCCCACCCACCACCCTGTACTCTGTGGCCTGTTGGGACTCCAGAGGGGAGGGGTTGTGCACTCCAGGGAAGCTTGGAGTAAACAAAGGGATAGATGGGTGGGCAGCCTTAGTGAGGAAGAGAAGGGCCAGGCGTCTGGGAAGGGAGGcggaggaaggaaggggtgggCTGCAAACAGGAAAGGCCAAGGAGCTCCAGCGCCTGGACTTGAGGCCCCATGGCCAGGCCCCCTGTGGGCTGGTCAGGGCAGCAGGGGCGGGGTGGTGCTCCAGTGGGAACTCATAGCCAGGCCCCCATGGCCAGGGATGCCCACCCTGGCCTCCCACACCCCACAGCCCACTCAGTCTGATATATTTCACAGGCCAGTggcacccccagccccacttGCCACGGGCTGGGCTCACCCTCCAGAAGCCCACAGGATAGATGAGTGTGCCCAGCGTGCTGTCATCCATCTGCAGGATGCTGTCCACCGTCAGGCCCCGGGCTCGCAGCCGCTGCATGGCGCCTGCTGTCACCTGGTCCTTGGTCTGGCTGGAGAGCATCAGTGACAGCAGCACCTGGTACCTCCGCACCTGCTTGCACAGTGACAGGCACCTGGGTGGGGGCGGGTCCTGGGTGCTGAGCCCAGCCAAGCCCTTTACTCATCTGCACATGTCACCCCAGGCAGTATATGGGATATCTGCCTCCTATCCACCCGGgtcaagggtgtgtgtgtggtttatttCCACTTAAGTGGAAAATAACAGCACCTGCTTTGCAAGATCACTGTGAGGCTTAAAGAATTATTACTGCACTCAGAATTGCACCCGGCACAATGTCAGTGCTCAACAGCCCTTGGTTGCTCTTGTTATCGTTATTGCTTTGCAAAGAATGCTGCTgcccactttacagacaagcaaactgAGGCCCATCACTGGGTAGCAGAGTTGGGATGGAATCAGGTTAGTCTTAGGACCAGGCTCTGGGCCAGTGAAGTGTAAGGAACTCCCTCTCTTTCTCAGCAAACGTTACTGAACACCCATGATGTGCCAGCTGTCCCCTGCTAAAGGCCTGAAAGGAAGCAAGTGTCTTGTTCAGAAGGGGGTCACTGGCAGATGGGTGCCTGCCTACCTTCGGGGGTGCACTGAGGTCATAGCAGTGCTCAGCCCCCAGCTGGTCCACGGGCGCGTCCTTTCCACTCCTCATGGTCCGGATGTTCTCTAGCTGCTGCCGCCAGTCCTGAGGCTCCCAGGCTGGTGACTGGAGATGCTCGGCCCCCtctcctttctcaccttctgaggcCTCGTAGGCCACATTCAGTCTTTGACCTTTCCGCTGACGCTTCACAGGGCTGTAGCTTTTCCTACCTTCTGTAAAAAGTACCACTTGGTCCCTTCAGTGAGGGCTACAGGTAAGGAAAAGGTGTGGGTGCTGCCCTACCTGCTATCTCATCCtacatcatttattcaacaaccaCCCATCACCTACTACAACTGCGGGTGCTCTGGCCTCTGCAGCATGTGCTCCGGGCCAGGTCAGCCTTCCTCATGCCGTTGGCCCTCTGACCAAATCCACTTTAGCACATGACGACACTAAGTAACAGCCTCCACCATTGTGCCCCCAATCTAGTCTCAACACTGTCAGAGAGAACTTTCTAAAATCtaaattgaggggcttccctgctggcgcagtgattgagaatctgcctgccgatgcaggggacacgggttcgagccctggtctgggaagatcccacatgccgtgggcccatgagccacaactaccgagcctgtgtgtctggagcctgtgctccacaacaagaatggccatgatagtgagaggcccacacaccgtgatgaagagtggcccccgctttccgcaacaggagaaagccctcccacagaaacaaagacccaacacagccaaagataaataaataaataaataataattaaaaatgaatatctgcttaaaaaaaatctgaattgagTTGTGTCACTTCCTGTTCAAAACTCCTAACTCTGTCCTGGCATCAGAGCTCCTGCCTACCTGGCTGGCATTATCACGTGCCTGTCCCCCCCCAGCCATGCTTCTGCCCAGTGTGTCATCTTGTCTGGACTACCCCTAGGGTCTTTGAGTGTCTGTGGGAATCCTCCTCTGGACAATCCTGCAGACTTCCAGGCAGGACAAGTGGCAGGGGCCCTGTCGTTCTCACCCACTGCTGAATCTCAAATTAGGTCCTTAATAAGGACGTTATGTAGATCCCTAATAACGACGTAAACGTAAGGAAAGCCACGCCGTTTCCCATTTTCTCTCAGAGGCACCCTCTAGCAGCAGCGGGAGAAAACTTCTGGCTGGGAGAGTCCTTGGCATCGGGCCTCTGAGCTGGAAGCAGCTATGAGGACAGGGCCGGTTTGCCTCGCAATCAGCCTGGCACAAGTGGAGTACCCTAGGGCATGCTAGTGGGACAGGGAGAACTTTCTTGAACAGGACGaaggtgggggaggtgggaaagCCTGAACCCAGCCGGTCTCCTGGGAAAGAGCTTAGGGCGGGAACTCAGGGCCCCAGACCCCAGTCTCCTGCAGGCCCCCACCCCGCCTCTCTTCGCCCTACCTGCAGCCGCCTCTTCTCTCCGGAGCGGCGCGGGCTTCTCCCTACTTCCCTGCTGACCTGCCCCGGGTCCCCGGCTTCGGCTGCGGGTCACCATCCTCACGCCCACCGCATTCATGCTGGATTCCTGCGGACTACACATCCCGGCGGCCCCCGGGACCCATCACGTGACTAACACTCGCCCAGCCTTTCCTCCAGAGGGCGGCCCTCGGCGCCCTCCTGCTGCCGGAAGTGCAGGACGCGCTTCCGGCGGCGGCTTGTGGCCTGTGGTGTGCTCGGTTCTTGGCTCCGGGACTGCTCTGCGCGCTGCGGGCGCGGGGAGTGGTAAGTGGCTCGAGGAGTCCTGACCGCCGACTCCGACGAGGCAGCGGGGAAGGCTGCCTCTCCAGGCCTGCTCGGCACTGAGGCCGTGGGGGCGGACCCCCGCAGTGTCAGGCCCGGCTCTCGGGCGCGCCCACCGCAGCCTGATTCTGGAGCTCCAAGCATTCCTTGGTTTTTATTCATGGCGGGTGCGAGAGGGTCCTTGCCCCCAGCGTCCCCCGACAGTCCTCCTCCACACGGGGAGAAGAGAGATGGCAAACGTCAGGGCTCCCTGGACCCGCGGCGGCCGCCCCCGGCCCCAGTTCCTCTCCCTCACTCCATACACTGAGGCGGGCGGACGGCCTGGCATTTTCCGGGTTTATTTCTGGCCGGGACCGCGTCTGGCTGTGGTGGAATTCTCTCGGGGGCTGTGGGAGTGAAGAAAGGTCGTGCCCACCGGAGACCTAGGGTTCGCGGGCGGGCGGCGGTCCGCGGCGGGGCAGGTGGGTGGAGCCGTCCCTGAGATCTCTGTCTCATTGTCGGCACAGAGGAGTCCTCTGATGCGTCCCTGCCCAGCATGGCCAAGCCAGCAAGCAAAGATTCAGGCTTGAAGGAGAAGTTCAAGATTCTACTGGGACTGGGAACTCCAAGGCCAAATCCCAGGTCTGCAGAGGGCAAACAGACGGAGTTTATCATTACGGCGGAAATCCTGAGAGTGAGTGAGCTGCCTGGGTCTTCTCTGCTAGCTTAGTGGGAGGTGCAGGGAAGGCTGAGTTTGGTCTGTCACCAGGTTCTGTGCAACATGGGATGCTGGTGACTGTCTGTGGGGCTGCTGTCCCCAGTACCATGGTGACATATGTGCCTTTTCTCTGGAAATTCAGGAAGTCAGGATCTTGGCGACTTGGTCCAGCACACCTGAGTTAGTATTCAGATGTTGATGCAAGAAAACCTATTTTACTAGACGACCTAAAGGCCATGGTCTCCACAGGTGATTAGGGTTATGGCCAGGGGTAACTGGTAATGTGTGAGTTCCTGGGAGAAGTAAGGCTTCACTTTTTTGTCTATGTTGGAATCTCACAGACGTGCCTACTCAGTGCTTTACCCATAAATAATGTTGAATGTTTGCACTTGTAAAGTTTCCCATtcagaaacaaccaaaatgcTCATCAACTGGTGAAGGTTTAAACAAAATGTGATGCCTTCATACGATGGAGTAGTATTTGCCAAAAAGAGGAGTGAAGCACTGATAacatgcaacagcatggatgaaccttgaaaacattatactaggtgaaagaagccaatcacaaaagccCACATAAcgtatgattccatatatatgaaatgtccagaataagcaaatccatcgagacaaagtagattagcctttgccagggcctggggggaggagggaatggggagtgaagCTTCTTTTTAAGgttatgaaaatgttctggaattcgTGGACCTGGTTGCAAGCACTGTGAGTATGGTAAAAACTGGATTATACAGCTTAAAGTCATTACAGTGGTGAATTTTAtcatatgtgaattttatttcaataaaaaagtgCAGCTATGGAAGAAAAATTGTTCTTACTCCCCTAAGGTGGACTAGTCAACTCTGGTGATTCTTGGTTTCAGAAGGTTCTGCTGTGGGTCTCCAGCATGGGAAAGGCAGGGCAGTTCCTAGAGTGCTCTGTGATTGGCAGGTAAGGAGACCTGGTGTCTGAGCACtggtctttccttctttcatctcTCCAGGAGCTGAGTGTTGAATGTGGCCTCAACAATCGCATCCGGGTGATAGGGCAGATCTGTGAGGTTGCCAAAACGAAGAAATTTGAAGAGGTGGGTGTGTCTCGGTTGGGTGCCTGGAGAGATTCATGTGAGCTGCATTAAAGCCTGATTTGGCTCTTTTTAGGAGCAGAGTTGACAGCTGACTTCACTAATGAACTGATATGCACCATTTGAGGGAAATTTAGTCTTCATCTTAGCGGTGAGGAGGCTTCTGGAAATGTCCTGAGCATAACCCTGAGAGGCCAGTCACATGTGGAGGTGGGGAGCAAGGGGATTAGGCTCTTTTAGAAGATCCAAAAGCGGTTTTGTGGTGGCTTACAGAACCGCACGCTCACTTGTCCTCTCATGTTACAGATTCGCAGGAAGGAAAAATAGGGGAATGTCAGGAGAGCATGTGGTTTCACTGAGAACAAGCCCAGGCACACCAGTCTCTGTCTTTCTGGGAGAGATTTGGGTGGTATTAAGCAGCCTCACAGACGTAGGAGTATTTGTTTTGGGCAAATACTTCTAGGCTGTCTCCTGATGTCCTGTGGACGGAGTGAGAAGCTGCCTGCCGTTAGAGTTCCTCAAGGGCTCTGCTCTCGCCTCAACCCACTTTTGTGTGAGTGACACAGGAGGAAACATGGGTCTCATACCTGGCGGGTTCAGATTTGCTCAGGGGGAGAGGGACCACTACGTCCTCTGCAGGTCATCTGAAACGTGCAGGCTGCACATGACCAGGGATAAATGTGAGGATAGGCATCTATGTTCTTAAAGTTGTCTGTGTACAATAAGTACAGAAAGGGGAGCCATGTCAGAGCTGCCATCAAGTGAATAGACAGATAGGCCTAAGAGGCTGGAGTAGTCCACGGCTCAGTGTCTGTGTGCTCTTGTGGCTTAGGTTGCATCAATAGGAGTATTGTGAATGGAACAAAGGAAGTAAAACTTCCAGTGTATTCCAGCGTATGACCGAATAATGTTGGTCAGACAACACTGAAAAGACATTTTAGTTCTCTTAAGAGGAGTGAGCCCGGGGAAAGGGTGAGTGGTCTGGAAACTCTGGCTGGAGGGAGTCAGGGATGGTTAACGTGGAACAGGGAAGCTGACACAAGAGAGACTGATTCTGGGAGCTGAGGGGAAAGCACCCAGCAGCTCCCTCGTGGGCTGGGTGGACTTAGGAGGCAGATTCCAGAAGCCTGGACAGAGTTCTTAGCAAGTCAAGCCAGGCAGCAGAggcagggttggggtggggtATTGAGTGGCCCGAAGCTGGTTTGTTTACACAGGGGAGATCCAGAgcatggaatttctgggtcaggCTGCAGGCCCGGGCACCGCTGTGGTACTTCTGGTTCTGAGACTCTTCCAGTGGCTTTTCCCATGGAGCTTGAGCAAGCTCTCAGAGACTCCTTGCTGATCTCTGGGGGCAGCCAGGACAGCCTCCCTGGccttcctgctttcctccctcccctcagacCATGGCCTGGTGAGGGTTAAAGGGACCTGTGAGGGTTCAAAGTAGCTTGGAGCTGTTCCCCTTGTCAGGCTCGTGGTTGCTGTGGTCTGTGACAGGTGCATGAGAGCTTTAGAGGAGTGAGTTCTAAGTAAAAAGACCATGTTGTTCTGCTCTGTCCTTTGCCCATGGAACTGTCCCTCAAGTTGAGGGGCCAGCACACCAATCCCTGTCCCTTCTTTGCCGGGCAGCACGCGGTGGAAGCACTCTGGAAGGCCGTCTCGGACTTGCTGCAGCCAGAGCGGCCGCCAGAGGCCCGGCACGCGGTGCTGGCTCTGCTGAAGGCCATCGTGCAGGGACAGGTAAGGGTGGCCGCTCTGTGCCTGGGGGGAGCTGGGGCGGGCCACGTGCTGACTGCTCCCGCGAGCCATGCTTAGACCCTCGTCTTTGGCAAGAGCACCAGGCACAGGTTTGCTGGTTCCCAGGGGACCTGCAGCTGGACTGCCCGAGTGGGTGTGCTGGTGTCACCTCTAGTATCtgcgtgaccctgggcaagtcactggaGCCCCCGAGcctccacttcctctcctctAAAGTGGTGATGCTTGTCATTCCCTTTTTTCTGGGACGTTTTGGGGAGTAAATGAGGCAGTTCACCCAAAATGATGAGAATGGCTCCTTGCACGAGTGAGCTGTTGTTTTCTTGCTCTCACTGACCTCCTGCCCCTCACTGTGGGCTCCTGCCCTTTGCTCACCGTACTCCTGCCATGGTGGAACACCCAGGCCACCTCTCGCCATTCCTGCTTGGAAGGCTTTCTCTCCTCCTGGCCTGTTATGCCTTCACACCCCACTGCTCAGAGAAGTCCCCACTCTTAGCTTGGTTAGGTGGCTATCACCCTCGAGGGTGGGTGCATTGGCTCCTGCTGTGTGCCCAGACCTGGGTGCGTAGTAGGTGCTCCACACACACACTGGTCAAATGATGACCAATGCGCCTGATCCCCTACCCAGTTAGTCCCTCACAGCCACTTCCtcggggagggagaaagggcccCAGGGTTGGGAGTCTTGGAGCCCACGGCACTTCTTGGACTTCTCACAGCTGCTTGGGAAACCCAGGGGGATCCTGGCGGGACTGCTGACCCGATGGTTTTGTCTTCAGGGGGACCGCTTGGGCGTTCTCAGGGCCCTCTTCTTTAAGGTCATCAAGGATTACCCCTCTAACGAAGACCTCCACGAGAGACTGGAAGTTTTCAAGGCCCTCACGGACAATGGGAGACACATCACCTACTTGGAAGAAGAGCTGGGTGGGTGCCACTTTGGGTGTGACGTTTCTCTGGCCTTGGTGATCAAATTTAATATGGGATGCAGGAAGGCTTGTTGGGCCCAGAGGGAGTGCTGCAGTTCACAGGGGTGGCCTACAGAGGGCGCTGCAACACACTGGTCTGCTTATCTGTGTGCAACCAGGATCAGCCGCCCAAATCTCCccaggagcttgttaaaaatgcagagtcTGGGCTTTACTCCAGACAGGCTGGCTCTGAATCCCTGGAGAGTGGGGCCTAGATGTGCCTTTTAGGCAGGCAGGAGGTGGTCTGCGTTTTGCTGTTGGGAGAGCGTGCTGCTGACCCAGGCCTCAGGTTGGGTCTTATCCAGAGTGCCCTGAGGTTTTGAGGGGGCTGGGGCTGCCTCGCTGCGTCTTCCTCCTTGCCCTTTTCATGCCCGGTCTGGCCTCCTAGCCCTTCCCTTTGGTGGCCATCCTCCCTGTCATCCTTATGGTGTGAGGTTTCCATGAGTCTTGAGATTTCATGTCACTGctgtggggagaagaggaaggcagaggaagaagtaaatctgACTTGGGCCTTGCTGTTCTGTCAGAAATGGGCCTCAGCCGTTGGTCCACCTCCAGAACAGGTGCTGACAGTGAGAATGTGGTTAGCTTTTCTGTCCATGTTTATGTTTCTGGCAACCAAGCATTGCTTGTGTCTCCTTTGAGAGATTCTCTGTGGGGATGGGGGCCTCCTAGACACTTGCCCCGTGTTTGCACCCCCAGCATTGGGGTCAGGGGTCTGAGCATCAAATGCGCAAACGCTGCCCCTGCCTCAGCTCACACCCCTTCATGCATCCTGGGAGCTGGTGAATTCCAGAGTCCATGACATGCTGACCTGCTCGGGCTCCAGCTGAGCCTCCATAGGCCTC
The DNA window shown above is from Kogia breviceps isolate mKogBre1 chromosome 14, mKogBre1 haplotype 1, whole genome shotgun sequence and carries:
- the NTHL1 gene encoding endonuclease III-like protein 1, with translation MCSPQESSMNAVGVRMVTRSRSRGPGAGQQGSREKPAPLRREEAAAEGRKSYSPVKRQRKGQRLNVAYEASEGEKGEGAEHLQSPAWEPQDWRQQLENIRTMRSGKDAPVDQLGAEHCYDLSAPPKVRRYQVLLSLMLSSQTKDQVTAGAMQRLRARGLTVDSILQMDDSTLGTLIYPVGFWRNKVKYIKQTSAILQQRYDGDIPASLAELVALPGIGPKMAHLAMAVAWGTVSGIAVDTHVHRIVNRLRWTKKATKSPEETRRALEEWLPRELWSEINGLLVGFGQQTCLPLRPRCQACLNQALCPAAHGL